DNA from Zonotrichia leucophrys gambelii isolate GWCS_2022_RI chromosome 5, RI_Zleu_2.0, whole genome shotgun sequence:
TAATCAGAGAGGAGATCTTGAGGGATCAAGCTGAGAAAGGGCATCTCATCCATGATCAGGGGATCTTCTTTTTCAGTGTGCTGTGTTTCATTGGCAGACAGCTGGCACACAGATGTGGCGCTGTGGCTGTTGGGAAAAGGCACATCTGGTCACACAGGGCATCGTTTTGTGTTCTTCTGCTGTCTGTGAaattctccattccctcccCATAGGAAAACACGTTAAATGCACAATGGATCTACCCCAGCTGACTTCACAAGCACCTGATTCTTACATGCTTGGCAGCTGGTGAGTTATAAATGTGATTTCCACATACAGAGATCCTAACAGCATAAGATGTTTGATCCTGCTAAACAAGAGCAGCGGCCCTCAAAACCAACAGGcaacaaaaaaaagtcacttGAATCTTCAAATTCCCATAGAAACTTCTGGACAGTTCAGCTATATTCACACCCcaattaatttctgtgtttctgtatcCTCATCTGAAACGTTGTTCTTGCTAGAGCTGACATTTGCTGACAGACCTTCCCTGAGGTTAATGGCACATTAACAACAATTCTGGTgctgatgggatgggatggaatcaGCTCTGCTTGCTTCCTTAGATGACATTTATGAAACAAAATGTTACCCAATTCCTTTTCAAGCATGAAAAAACACAGAGTTGGacagagaagagagaaatatTAATCTGCATCTCTATCCCAGCTATGATGCCTTGTTGGAAGTTAGTATGATGCTGGAAGTGTAGGAGAAAATTTGGAGTGTTTATTTCATAGAAAACATAGGTTttgtaaaaatgcttttagCAAAACTGAAATGATCTCACTTTCTGCCAATGAAATTGCTGACGATACAAATAACTCCttcaaaagaaatattaaaagcatCACCCATGACAAGTTTGTATTAAAATTCCTTTAACATATCTTGCATtctaaaacaagcaaaaatctGACAGAAACCCAGTCTCACATAGAGAGTTGGTGGACAGGGACTGCATGCAGAGAATGAAATCGGAATGATGCATTTCAGCAGCTGCTAGCACTGCCTGATTGAAAAGCAGTACCAGCCTCGTTAATTCCCACACTTAATTCACACTGGATTCATGTGCTGCCAAACTCAATTAGGCACATCTGTGAGGGACCAAGCAAAAACTGTCACAACCTTTTCTAGTGAGGCAGAATGAGAgttgtgcagctgctgggcacagaaagagccccctccccagctgccaggctctgtgctcacctgtggggctggcagctcagccccccggcacaggggcacagctccagcGCCCCGTCAGGCTCCAGGTCCCAGGTGATGAGGTTCAGGAGTCTGTTGGAAGGATCATGGCAGGGCTCTCCCTCCTCGGGCAAGGGCGTGcacacagggaacaggagctctgcaggccGAGGGAAAGGCGTTTTAGCTGTCTGCTAAACTGGGGTGACCCCGTGTTTAATTCTGCATGCAAGATATAAAAAGAGGCTCCATCTCTTTTCCAGTTCCCTTTCGTGACAGGGAGCCACGAGCATGTTCTTTCCACTAGGTGGGAGTAAGACATTTGAAGTTCATCCTTAAAGAGCAAGATCAGCCCACTCAGAGACTGCTCTCGAGGCAGCACAGCATCCCTTGGAAAATGAATGTTACAGGGAATCCTCTGCAATGAAATCTGAATAGACACATCCCTCTCTATCTTAAACCCTGTTATTTGTTTCTATTTCTTTGCAGAGGCTGCAAATACAGAGCAATTGTTCAGAAACTAATGAGCTTACAAGAACTGCAACTcagatatttaatttattttatcaacATTTTATcaattgatttattttatcaCTTCTGCTGTGGGCAAAGCTgtctgatggcacctggggctcGGCACTCTCTGAATTTCAGCCTGTGTAAGACATTATTTAAAAAGGCTGTGTCCTTTGGGTTTCCTCATGGCAGTAACTCCCAGTCTCAGTCTGGAATTCAGCTCTTCCAGATGTTCCTAGAAAAgctcctttcttcctcctgtctTCAGTCACCTCATATGGCAGGATGAAATACGAGAAGAATTCAAACTCTAAGTTTTTCAGTCGGGTTTGGTCCAAAAacacatatatgtgtgtgcatgcacagaCACCTGTGCTTTAATGCACATAACCTATCAGTTCCCAGGCTCAAAACATTATATACTGAGCAGCAAATACTCCACAGTTTACCAcagttttatataaaaatacacagctTCATTAGGACAATCATTTGCAACTCTCCAGTGATGGAGAAAGGCCTTGAGGTTAGGCCTGACCTGAGAAACCTCAAGGCCCTGCTAAAGCAGAGAGCCATagagaataaaaatgcattGCTATTAATCAACAGCACTATTTTATGTTCTAACAAGAGTATTCTATCAATATTCATCAATGTTCTTACTTACtgatatatatctatatatatttatttatagatagatataaaattttcttaattttagtATTCTATCAATATTCATCAATGTTCTTACCTActgatatatatatttatatatagatataaaattttcttaattttagtGTTCTATCAATATTCATCTAATTTCTTCCTACTgaaaatgtatatattatatatatgatataaatTTCTATTTAGATCTACAATTATATGTTCTTACTATGGATATATATGTTTATGATATTAATGGGCTTGATTTTAATCTAGTGATAATAAATTTTCTTAATCTATTATGTTTTTTCTGATTCACAAATTTCCCTGATTCTACCTCACTGTATTGCATCACTATTTTGGTGATTAGTGATGGAGACGAACTTAATTTGTGATCTGACTACCTATCTGATGTACTTGCTGAGGAAGAGAGCCACTTTGTATTTATTATCCATTTGATTGTAATAAAGCACCTTTGTTACATCACTCATTTATTGTCAACCAGGCATCCTTATGTTCTGTATCCTCATGATATTTAACCAGCTCCTGATAGGCTTAAAATTAGTCCTtttttacaatacctgaagtttgtttattgaaaccaagatcagtgttctcaccatgatatgaaaagttctccAAACCTTTATATCTGTTCCCAGAATGGCCATCcgttcccagagcagccaaggacaggacggtctgagaatcttgttgtttatataaaaggtggctgagaaccttaattatttacaggatcaagcctgggaactgctgctttacagctgccttttatttttcccttagctgagtaccttcatggcctctttctttaagccatgtttgaaccaggctctccacagtaGTTGTATGTAAATTTGACACAGAACTCCCCCTTAGAAATGTacatttctgtgcttctgctgctggtCTCATCTCTAGTGTGCAGCAGGCTTTGCTTTCAGCAGCATGCATCCCACCAGGCTGCTTCTCACTCCTGATTCTGTCAAGGTTTCCAATGGAGTTAACCCAGGGCATTCCACAGGCCAAGGGACAACAACCTCCTGATTCTGCAGAGATTTAACCACttcccctgagcagccccacagggaaaagcagggcAAGAATATTCTTGGGagtcacattctctgaacctcagagaaaggaaaaacaattcttatctcactggctgtgtctgtgtttgtgccacagcagaatgcaatgtGGAGACTGTTCACCCACAGTGAGGGTGTTCTGTtcccttggcctgtcagggccaggtgtgtgtgtgtgtgtggggactgTGGGTGACAGCCACGAGATTCTGGGCACTGTGAGCAGAGTGAGggcttggcagattcagtttagatgtaatataatgtaatatagtatagaataatatagtataataaagtaattaattaacctTCTGATATGAATGGAGTCAGATGCAAATTCGATACCCCTGGGCTCAGAAGAGCCAAACACCAACAGCCCTGCAcgctgagctgggcaggacaAAGCCTGGGTACCTTTGTGGAAAGCACagcaggtgccagggctgcagtcGTGCTGGCTCTCACAGATGGTGCCGTTCTCCCCTCTGGAAATGGATCTCCTGCACTGGCCCCACAcgcagagctgctccccacagcactCCACATCCCGAGAGCAGGGCTGCAAGGCaagggcagggctcagagcGGGCACTGCAGCACCCAGAGTGGGGCATCACACACAGAAATGGCACTGCAGCGCCCAGAGCAGGGCATCACACACAGAAATGGCACAGCCACACTCAGAGCCGGGCATCACACACAGAActggcactgcagcacccagagcGGGGCATCACACACAGAACTGGCACTGCAGCACTCAGAGCAGGGCATCACacacagaaatgggcacagaactggcactgcagcacccagagcagggcatcACACACAGAACTGGCACAGCCACACTCAGAGCAGGGCATCACacacagaaatgggcacagaactggcactgcagcacccagagcagggcatcACACACAGAAATGGGCTCAGAGTGGGCACTGCAGCGCCCAGAGTGGGGCATCACacacagaaatgggcacagaacacagagcagggcatcacacacagagctgggcacagaacTGGGCCCTGGGCCTGAGCACAACAATGTCCACTTTAAATAAACGTCACATTCCCAGTGTTGAGGTAGAGCTGCTTCATTTCTCAGCTGAAGCACACATGGAAGTGCTGCCAGGCAGGAacctgcacagcagagcagcagccctgcccagcctggccttgggcactgccagggatgcaggggcagccccagctgctctgggcacctgtgccagggcctgcccaccctgccagggaacaattcccaattcccaatatcccatccatcctgcTCTCTTTCGATTTACAGCCACTCTGCCTTATCCTGTCACTCATGCACTTGCAGgatgtccctctccagctctcctgcagcccctttaggcactgaaaTGCTGCTCTAAGCTCTCCCTGGGCTCCTCTCTTCTGCaatcaaacagaaaattaataaattaaatgtcaTCAGTGGAGAacattaatgatttttttccattgtcaAACGCAGTCCGGAACTAAACAAAAATTTCAGAAGAATTGTTCtcaaagagcaaagcaaaaaacaagTCTTACTAAAATCTGGTTTTCAGTTGTAATAAGAACCAGACCTCATTGGTAACCAACAGTCTTTGAAAaaactctcagaaaaaaaatctctttgtgaATTTCCAGCTAAAGGTTGCTTTGTATGACAATTGCCCAAGTGTTGCAACCATACAAACCTCGGGAATCAACCCAGTAAGAGCCGTGTGTGtcactttgtttccttttttaggTAGATTGATTAACAATCTTGAACATTCCTAGCAGGtcagcatttcagcagcttttccctgtctGGGCAGCCACACAGAAgctgtgtttcttttccagTGGATCCCAGAGGATGCTGAACACAGGgcaaggagcagcactgcactgGCACCACtaaagaggaaaatgctctgTAGCTGTCCAGCTTCTGGGGCAGGGAGCTGATCCCACTCCCTCAGCCTGGGCTCACTTTACATCACACGatccagtttttcctttctttagcCTACAAGCGTTCTGCTGagaactgaaaagaaatgtggGGAGGGGGGTGCGTGCTGTGCCATCGCAATCTTGATTTTTAATTACTCCCTGTTAAcgtgaaaatttattttacccTCATGCAGAAAGCTTTGCAGCTTCTTTTCTGTCAATTCTGACTGGCTGACATTAGCAACAGTAACTTACTGAGTTTCTAAAGATCACATGAAACCCCATCTCATTCAGCACTTACTGTGTGCTGGGGCTTGCAGAGCTGGCATTTGTATTCCAAGGTGGAGAACTGGCAATACTTCCCTGGCTCACAGTCTTCATCAATGATACACTCCTGGAGGAAAGGATAAGAGAGTGATTTACCAAAATTCATTCTCCTGGAAACACCACAAGTTCTTCACTGATTATATTTCTTATTTGGGAACCCAGACAAAAAGCTTGCTGGGGTTCTTTGTTCAATCACAGCTCTGTAACAGAGCAGTGCCCTCTCCCTGGGTCTTCTAAATCCtcaaatttcaaatttctggGCCTCAAATTTCACCTCCTGAGCCCGTGGCAGTGAGGAGAACACAGTGAGAGTGATATTTTTTGCACCCTCATGTCTGGTTCACAGGTAGGGAGGGAGTGTTTTCCCATCTAATGGTTACCTCCTTACAACTGTGTGATTAACCCTCTTCTctaaatagtttttttttcctttgggctGGAAACAAGTTAGCCAACAGAAGAATAACTCCTAGCACTGTTCTGAGTCACCTGTTTGTGACCTGCCCAGCACTGGATTCTACCATTGtcagtggaaaggaaaaaggaaaaaaaggaaaagggattaCACAAAAATGCCTGGATTCTCTGAATTAAGCACTTGACTGCTCTTTGGCACACACTAATCTCACTGGCTGGAGCAAATCATCTGTGCAAGCTCTACTGAAAGTTCCCACTAagcttctcctttccttcagaTCTCCTCCAGCTTTGGGGGTTCCTGCCCTGGGTGAGGcaaggctgctctgcaggaaccAGCCTTGTCTAAGTTACCCATCCTGGCCTCCTCTGATGTTTTCCAGCAGTTTTACTGCGTTCATTTTGTgcaaattcacagaatcaccgggttggaagagaccttcaagatcatccaatccaacccagcccctcagctgaaccctggcccccagtgccacatccaggctttgttaaacaccccagggatggggactgcaccacctccctgggcagaacattccagagcTTCATCACCTTCCTGTAAAAACCCTTTGTCCTGATATCCaatctgtatttcccttggtgcagcttgagactgttTGATTACTCAGAACACAGAACAGAAGCTAAACACAGTCTGGGGCCTGATTCTTTTCAAGTCCACAACTCAACATTTAAGTATATGTGTTTATAATTCAGAAGAAGTCATTTTAGCTGTTTTAAGGAATTAGTATCACCAGGCCTAGGCTGCTATAAAttattgaaatgtttttctgcttcattaTCCCAGTACTGtgtggggtttctttttgtttccttttttttttttcttttctgttgctCCATAACCAGGTGGATCAAAATCCAAATACCCAAATACTATGCAGTATGTTTTGTGCTCCAGGTGAGCAGCCAGCCTCCTCTCTTCAGCAGCTAGGCTCTTCTAGGCCAACTTTGTGTTTGTAGCTTTTGTGAATGCTCTGTATAAACCACACCAGAACAGACTATTTCAGTGCTGTTCCATCCCCTTTCAGGCACACAGCCAGGTCTTGCTGCAGTCAGGTTTTCCAGCTGTCCTTCTCCACAAAGGAGAAACCTTGCCATGATTGCTCTAAGCTCATGGAATAACTCTAGCTCTAAAACCACCTAACACCAAAGCTGCAATTCTCCACTCGCTGCTTCCTCCTGAATTAATGAGGCCCAGAccaaaaaactttttcctcttACTGAATTGTGTCCCACCAGTTCAGACATTCAGTTTTATGAGAGTTTCcagtaaaaaaatccctttgtggttttctttcctgGCATGGCAAAGGCTTCCCTTCATATGAGCTCTGTGAAATTGTGTGCCACACTCCACAGACACCCACAGTTAGTGCAGAACTCAGTTGTGcttacatgtatttttaaaattatttctttttccttgtttaatCAGGCAACAGAGCTTTTCTGATTCAGCTACCCTTAGACAGAATAACTGCTGGACAAGGAGCAAATCTGACCACCTTCATCGGCTGCAGCAGATTCTGGACAATCCATTTTTTCCTGGAACTGCAAAACCAAATAATCTCTCAGAATATTTTGTCATTGCAGGAGCAAGAAGGTAAagtgaggagaaggagaggcgGCCTCTGAtgtgcagcagagcacacaAGCTGGGCAGATAATTTACAGACAGGGTCAGGCACACTGATAATGCTGCACAGCTCTCTGAAATCCCTTCTGGAGTGGTTACAGTTAATGCTGTGGTAAAAAAAGAGGCTGTTTGGGAGTGAAACAGAGTGAAAGTGAAAGCAGCACTGCCTGTTTGTCAGTGGGTGTACTGGGACCCACCAACAACAGAGGCCAGGATGGAGAATCCCATGCCATGTACCTGCAAGGACACACTCAGCATCCTGTGGACTCTTATTATAacactgtgctctgcagtgaatatcctgcagcacctgggagcTATTTGGGCATTAGGATCTGTTCCAAAaccaacagggaaaaaaaaaaacccaacaaaaaaattgaaaataattgaaaaggTTCCTATGTCTGCTGAAACAACTGCTGCTGAAAGAAATGCCAGGTTTCTTGTCTTTGGTAGATTATGTCAAAGATTATTGCTTTCCTAAAGAATGATTAGTGtccattttatttgaaaatacagcAGTGAGTGGTGTTGGTGATGGCTGAACGGGGCAGGTGTGGCTGAGCAGGCCTGAGCTGGGGGACAAGCTTGGACAGGAGCATTTCCCCCAGGcctctgcacacagggaaagGCACAGAAGAGGAGAATTTCCTCTCTGTGTGATGTGCCAGCCTGCACCCACAGCATGGGCTGGGCTGcaaggggctgcaggcagctctgcagaatgggctctgtgaaaaacgccaatcatttgtttttaaaagtttaaaagtttaatagtaataaaatggttattaaaatagtcatataattagagtaataataatttggacaatttggattaggacaatatgagacaataaaaacgAAGGGTTatggacagtccaggtaccttttctgggcaaaataagcccgaaaaaggacccacattaacagaggaataacccttaaaaacaacagcctgttgcatattcatacacctcatccatgatgcataaattccattcaaacacaggattctgtctgggcagtgtcagcttcttcctctgaatcctgatggCATCTTCatggctgagcaaggcaggaagaagttaatttGTTCTtataatggagcaataaattctctttctctgaaagattcaggtgtcctgtggctgctatcaggtgtgagtcctttctttagaaaaagtaccctacatagcacagtttctattttaacattatgttatagcctaaaactgtatttaacacactacttaagagaattaatacagcatcactttctaacataTAAcccatataatattcatttcaatatttgccaaaagccaatcacaaaataggcatttttcacaggctGATGCActgcacccagcccagcccagcccagggcggGCCACGTCACCTCTGCCCATACCAGGGAGCAGAAACAGGGACAAGCCAAGAATTCCTCATTTCAAGCCATGAAAGCAGAACAACAAGCCAGAGTTAACCAGCTCTCATACAGAAACCCAGTGTCTTTGGCAGTGCTTCTCTGGTTTCTGTGCCTCACTGTGGCAATACCTTTAAAGCTGTTCTGCTGGTGATACAGTATGTACTGAAATAACACTCATTTTGCTTTCATCTTTTTCCCCTTAATCCTTAATTAAAACCCTAATTGTAGActaaaaaatattctgatgaTGACTAACCTTCAAGATGGACTAACTGATTTTAAATTCACAACTGGCATTTGATTTATCCATTCCCTCTTCCCACTCACACTCACCCTGCTTCCACATTCTCAAAAAGTTCTTCAAAGGTAACTTTAAACAAAACTCTTCACTACTCATATCTTCAGCCAATATTTGTCTGGGACTGTCCTGAGTGAGACTTTCTCTCCTGGGCTCTTTACTCTTTTGTTTAGAACCCaaaaagcagaggaaggcaCAGCCATGacaacagaaaacatttctgtggttCTCTGGCATGGGAATGGTGAGATTCACGCAAGAgaaccccttttcccctccctgtgtaATCTACATGGCTCAGTTTGCTGGCTTATTGTGATCCAGGTAGAGTTTGTGCCCATAAagtcctgcaggagctgaggggagaGGCAGGATTGTTTTCTGCACAGCTGGTAGGCCAAAACAGCCCTTCCAAAGTGCTCATTCCTAAAGCTCTGTGCACTTCAGCTGCTCGAGCCATGAAGTGTGGGGGCAAAAATCAATGATTTTGGAGAGGTGAGGAAGTTCTGCCAGCAGAAACACAACTCCACTAGAGCAACTGGTGTGACAATCAGAAAATGAGTATTAGTAATAACCTTGGAAATGTGCGGGAGCACCTCTCACTGTATTTCGGGACAACTGTCCTCCCAAAGCTTCTCTGAACAAAAGCCCCTTTACATGTTAATTAAAAACTCCTCCCACAAAGCAATTCCCTTCTCAAAAACCTGTAACTCTGGTGAAACTCAGTGTTAGCCTCCACAAACAGACAgcaacagctccagctgtggctgcagtgccatGGTCACGCCGGGACTGGCATCCCTCAGCAGTGAGTCCTCCTAAGAGttaacatttctgtgtttaCCAATCCCCTCCTAGGTTTTGTTTCAATTTCTGCACGTTGTTTCAcgcagggctgctctccattaCTGCAGCAGATGGTAAAAACTGCTGAgtagtagggaaaaaaaagaagcataaaAACCTGTTTTATATCCtacatgtattaaaaaaaaataaataaaggcagAATTACATAGAATGGAATATTGCTCTATGGAAACTACTACCTAAATTTGAAATGCAGTAGCATTCCAGTTCCTAATCTCTCCGTTGTCTAGACAGGGCATGCAATGCATTTGTCTTTAATGAGATATGGATTAATTTGCCTTGAAATACCTCAAAACCTCTGTAATACTTTCCAGCAGCACAAGTCTCTCACTGCTGTCCTGCCAAGCACACAGCACTGGTAAAATCAGGAACTTCTGTTAAAAAGAGACGTCCTAAAAAGAGCAGAcaggagctgagagctgtgctgggggtcAGGGCTGTGGGGAACGCCAGCTCCTTGGGTGGCTGCTCTACAGGAATGTGCCTGCTGAGCTCAGAACCcataaacaacacaaaacaagtccccaggctctgccttgAACTTCTCCACACAGctaatcccatcccattccttctCCCCCATTTCCCAGAAGCATTTCATTTGGGAAAACTTCATTTCTGGTTCTCCACGTGGCACAATATAAATGGAGGCAAAATATGTGTACATGACATAACTCAAAGTGGCCTGAGCTTGGCTTTAGGTACCCAAAGCAACACAGCTGTGTCAGCCTTAACATGGTGTCAAAAAGGGAATTATTGAGGCAGGCTGTGATCCCCAATAAACTGCTCACCACCAGGGCAAGAACTGCATCCCTTCCTGCACCACCTGCTTATTCCCCCACACAAACAGTgatcctggcactgctcagacCCTGCTGCAGTTAATGCTCAATggcaaaagaggaaataaataaaatatcatcTTATCCACGGCTTCAAGGAATTTACTCCAATGAAAGAAGAAACtacacccaaaaaaccctaaataaacaaaacaaaacaaaaaatcctggcaaatgCCTCAGAATAGTGAGAAAAATGGTGCCTAGGTGCTCTCTCAGACCATGCTCTGTTCACTCTTGGTCAAAACCTCTCTGTATGCCTTGTAATAATTTAATAGCAGGTCACTGCAGAAGCAGccacttcattttcttccctcatccttctttttcctcagtAAAAAGAACCTGATCTTGGCAGGACTACAGCTTCTGCAAAGGCTCTTGTGCAGGAAACACAGTGCCAAGCACTCACTTCAATCTGGTTTGCAGTGGTATCAAGGAGGGCACATGAGaactattttaatttaataaattatatatctGTCAGGTAATTAACTTAGTCTGGAAACTAAGGGCTAGCTAActaggaaaggagaaaaggactgtgtctatgtgtgtgtgtatacatatttatgtatatgtGAGGTCCAAATACTGATGCACATTTATAAATAAAGCTTTCCTAACAAGTCTGCAATTAATAGTGCCAACTGAGAAATGCATCCACCTGTGGATCTGTTGATGGGAGAGCAGCAACTCTTTCATCTTTGATAACCAGCAGTGTCTAAGCACTCGTGCTCTGACAAACCCTGGGTTTCACTCCAAACgtcctgagctccagcagcagctggggagccactgcagggctgtgccacaaACCTGTGAAGCGCCACTGTTtgtgagcacagacacagcctggaggcagggatgctccccaggagctgggtCTGACTGCAGGCTGCTCttgtctctgcagctggcagctaAAAAGAAGTTCCTGTGATTCACTACTCAGCTATGGCAGTTCTGCAAATctgtaaaagcaaaacaaggcaGAGTAGCTGTACACAGCGAGGATGTGAAACAgctggaggaaaataaaagcctttggaaacaggatttctgtACTTAATAGCTGCTGGCTAATCTTCACCACCAAATTAAGAGTAGCACCCCGAGAGTAAGATGTTGACCTGTGCCCCATCCCTCACTAAACTGATTTCAAACCCTGAATCTTATGGGCTTTGTTCCTTTATAATGTGCTTTTTTTGGTAGTCTATAGTTTCAACAGACTTCAAGAGATTCTGTTAGAGGTGCCAGCCAAAGATAATAATACTGAACAGCAGTACATGGGTGAGGATCCACATTCAGTGGATTttgcccatggcagagctgaCAGTGTAGGAGACTGCTTTTACTGTAGAAGAAATGGAATAGTTTATTTTCCGTGAGCTGCAGATGGAAGTAGAAGAGGTCTGAATTACAGCAACAGCATTGAAATAAATTATCTCCAGCATGCAAGGATTTTGGGAACATGAGATCCATGTCTGCCTAAGGCTGAAATAGGTATTTGGGTCATAGGTGGGGACTCTTTGAAGCTTTGTCAAGACCTCCTCTTTGGGGCATTTGCTGGGATTACAAAAGAgcctcttttattttattattcccttaatttaattttccatctGAAATCATGTGCCTAGAGGATATTGACAACATGAGAGGATGACTGTTCATGAATattcaaagaaatgaaaaagggtCTTCAGCACACTCTTTTTGTCCTTCCAAAAGGAACATGAGAATACAAATGTACTGCAGATTTCCAGCATGTATGAAGTCCAAGACAAACACCAGGGGACCAAAACCTTCCCTTGCTGGCAGATGTCAGATATCTGGGGCCCAGGAAAACCACTAAGGCTCCCCTTTGCCTGACACCACCATGTCCTAAGAtactgctcctcccctgggctttCCAAGGGAAGAATTTTGAGGGATTCCTCATATGATAGAAATTCAGGAGCAGGCTCTGAGTCATTTCCACACAGAATAACAAGTAAACAAACCCAGAACTCCCACCCCACCCTGTGTACCTTTAGCACAACCATGCTGCATTACAGTATGTGTgactggaagggagaaggggattTGTTCTGAAGGTGAGGatcaggacagggcaggggggctgcagaggggaggaaCCACAGCGATGCCATCACCAGAGTGGGGTCCCTCAGTGCCATCAGTGACTCAGCCTCTCGAAGGCCAGCCACACACTCGCTCCACAAAAGAAGCCAAAATGCTCCTTGTGAGTCACATGGGAGGAAGAACAAAGCTGAGACTCACTCAGCTGacacagaaatgcatttctcGAGGCATTGCACTGCATTTCAAACCACCATTCTATA
Protein-coding regions in this window:
- the DKK3 gene encoding dickkopf-related protein 3 gives rise to the protein MRRWALLAALLAALCGPAAGGGRRRAASLGEMLREVEALMEDTQHKLRNAVQEMEAEEEGAKKLSEVSFEDLPPNYHNESNTETRVGNRTVQTHQEIDKVTDNKTGSTVFSETVITSIRDGENKRNHECIIDEDCEPGKYCQFSTLEYKCQLCKPQHTPCSRDVECCGEQLCVWGQCRRSISRGENGTICESQHDCSPGTCCAFHKELLFPVCTPLPEEGEPCHDPSNRLLNLITWDLEPDGALELCPCAGGLSCQPHSHSATSVCQLSANETQHTEKEDPLIMDEMPFLSLIPQDLLSDYEESSVIQEVQRELESLEDQAGWKAEPEAAQELVLGDEI